In the Chaetodon trifascialis isolate fChaTrf1 chromosome 15, fChaTrf1.hap1, whole genome shotgun sequence genome, CCACCTGTAGCTGAAGCTATATACAGTAAAACGTGTGGTTGTTTAGTTAATttaacatagaaaaaaaaaaattcagtggTTGTTTTCCCAAAATGCTATATTGCATCTAATCTGCTGTCCACTCCCTTCAGTgttcaacactgcagctcaATCAAGAGGTCatcattttctcactttgaaCCAGCTAATTGTTACTCGCATCACATTAAAAGCACTACTAGCGAGTTGTAGTCCATATACACACACGCCTCCTCATGTTGTGATGCAGGCCTGTCAGGAGGTCAGAAGGTGAAAGCTTGTAGTGaagtcacagcaggaaacacttGGCTGATGACATTTCTTGGATTACGTAGCAGTTTTCCTGACTCTGGCTgtgctccccctcctccaggTTTGTGGACAGCGGCGAGATGTCCGAGTCCTTCCCATACAGGATGAAAGCCCTGTTTGCATTTGAGGACATCGATggagcagatgtgtgttttttcggCATGCACGTTCAAGAGTACGGCTCGGACTGCCCGCCTCCCAACCAGAGACGAGTGTACATCTCTTACCTGGACAGCGTGCACTTCTTCAGACCCAGACACCTCAGGACTGCTGTCTACCATGAGATCCTGCTTGGCTACCTGGAGTATGTCAAGAGGCAGGGGTAAGAGGAACATTTAGACCTTCTCAAGCACGATACCTCAACCtcaaactgagcagctgaaatcaggTTATTGCTGCATTATAGCTACACAGTCATTTAAATATGAGCCCATCATGCAGTGTAAAGTGTATTCATTAAGCTTTGTGTTCCAGGCGCTGTTACAGACTCTTTGCAGCTGCATGACAATGAGCAGGCAGATGGAATAAAAGGAAACAAATTGTCTTCTTTTATAATGAAcacagctccatctctctccacaTCAGGTTTACGACAGGTCATATCTGGGCGTGTCCACCCAGTGAAGGGGATGATTACATCTTCCATTGCCACCCAGCGGACCAGAAGATCCCCAAGCCAAAACGCCTGCAGGAGTGGTACAAGAAGATGCTGGACAAGGCTGTGTCTGAGCGCATTGTCCATGATTATAAAGTGAGACATTTTTTCTGTTGAGATATTGTCCTAGATGCTTTTCTCAAGTGCTGTTTTCCAAAGTCAGGAATTATCCTGTAAAAGTATGTTTAGTTGTTTCCTAGAATAGTGGAAAAGCCCATGAGACCATTACCAGCATTACTAGCACTTAAACACATGTCTCTTTTTGCCCTCTCTCAGGACATCTTCAAGCAGGCAACAGAGGACCGGCTGACCAGCGCCAAGGAGCTGCCATACTTTGAGGGTGACTTCTGGCCCAATGTATTGGAGGAGAGCATCAAGGaactggagcaggaggaggaggagaggaagagggaggagaacagTACCTCCAACGAGAGCACAGATGTGAGTAGAATGAGAAGTCCACATGTAATCAtcactttcagtttttgtttgatatttcagTTCATTGACACTGACATTGCAACATCCACAGGCCACAAAAGGAGACAGCAAGAATGCCAAAAAGaagaacaataaaaagacaAGCAAGAACAAGAGTAGCTTGAGCCGAGCCAACAAGAAGAAACCGGGGATGCCCAATGTTTCCAATGACCTTTCCCAGAAGCTCTACGCCACCATGGAGAAACATAAGGAGGTGTGTGAGTCTAATTAGATTATAGCAATAGCTGCTTACCCCTTCATTGGATTGTATGACCTGATTATAAGAACATTGCAGTGACTTATGTCAACAGGGTCATCACATTGACTCCACACTCTGAATGCACGTCATTAAAATTCTGTAatttagctgctgctgcacttctGTTGCAGCAGTTTTGAAATGTTCTGCTGTTTCATTGCAGAGTAGATACAGCTTACACTATGGCAGCAGCTGAGCTTTGAAAAGTGTCCTCTGCTTACAGTTAGATAAGTAATTGGTCAAAGCAGCTATCATCTATACTTTTATGTGGACAATAGATCTCACATATCACCAACCCTGTTTTACAGTTTTGAGCCCACACTTTCTGTAAGTGACTGCTGAGTTTGCTAATTAACAAACTACAAGAGAACAATGACATACTGTTCTGCACTGAAATGTCtcaggagaaaaaaagcagctaACTGACTCTGCTGTTGGTGAAACACTGTCCTCACACATAACGCACTGTGGGCGTTCATTGTTTGTAAGTGCTCCAACAAAATTATATGAAGGATATTTATCTTTAACATTTCAATGTGATTATGATTTAAATATGACACTGTGAAGGGCCTTAATCTAACTCGCACTGCCACAACAGGCCTGTGATGTAGTTTTAGTGTTTTAGTTTGAGAAATGCTACAGTGAACAAAAAGGCAATTATGCATGGATAAACTGTAAAGAGAGACTGAAGGTATCTACAGGAAAAAGATAATCTGATTACTGAAGCATCTGTTGACAGAGGGCAAAGATGCTGCACTGTCTGTATAATCAGGGCCTGAATGAACAACTTACAGCTCATCTTCTCCACTCAAATTCCCAGGTTTTCTTTGTCATCCGCCTCATTGCTGGCCCCACCGCCAACTCGCTGCCCCCCATCACTGACCTGGACCCGATGATGGCCTGTGACCTGATGGACGGCCGTGACGCCTTCCTGACTCTGGCCAGGGACAAGCACCTGGAGTTTAGCTCTCTCAGGAGGTCCAAGTGGAGCTCCATGTGTATGTTGGTGGAGCTGCACAACCAGAGCCAGGACCGCTTCGTCTACACCTGCAATGAGTGTAAACACCATGTGGAGACGCGCTTCCACTGCACTGTCTGTGAGGTGAGAATCTggatttgcctttttttccatttaaattttATCAGAGATCAAACTACAGTACTTTTGCATTACACAACACATTACAGTGTTTTGAATATGGTAATGTGTTTTACATCATTAGTTCAGTGTGCCCACAATGAGCTAGCTAAATTTAATGCATATCTCTCAGTTTTCCTcgctaaaaaacaaaagcagagggCGAAACAGGTCTGGATGAGAAAATGTGTGGGGAGCCACAGTCAACACTATTCAGCAAGATCCGGAAGTGAGATTTTAACTGCCAGTTTTAATATGTCAACAGTAGTATGCTAGCTTATATTAGCCTCAAGAGCtataatgtttactgttgcGTGGCAACACAGTCAGTGTCAGCGTCTCCTGGTAGACTTGTCACTCTTGTCGCCTGCTCAGTTAGTACTGACATAATCATCTAAATCAAACAATAATTTGGACCAAATGAGTTGACTAAGGTCCAAGTATGTCCTCCTCTCAGAAGGGGATACTGGGGATAAATCAGCCAAATCAGCCAAAAACTGCTGCTACTCTGAACCCAAAATAGCGGGTAGCATTTATTAGCTTGGACTAAATCACTGTTTGAACTATTTGTCCAGCTAAATTTCCAAAAGTGATCATCGAGTAAGAGGTGACATGACAGAGGTTAAGCCTGCTTAGACCAGGCAAACTAACCAGGTCTCTCTGTCCCACTCCTCATCAGTGGTCCACAGCTTTGTTGTCTCACTaagcagaagaggagaaataGAAACACATTTTGCTATTTTTGATTTTAAGAGTTAATAACTGAAGGACCTTAGCACTGACATGCAGtgttattttgaaatgtaaacaGCACTGGAACAGCTCTGTTGTACGGTTGGCCTATCTGTTTTGATGTTCCCAACTGGCTGAGACAtgagttttctttttgtttcttttttgataATTTGTTTGCAGAATTCTTCCAAGTATAATAACTATGGGAATTCTATGTTGAAAAAGTGTAAGTAATATATAGGATCACAGATCAAGTggttttctctttcactgcagTGGCAGGTGAATAAATAAGAAGTTTTACTTGTCAGAAGTTTTAGTTCAAAGCAGACAACAGAAGCCTTTTAGTTTAAGagaagtgcttttttttctcccctccaaTTTGGAACAGCAGATTCCATTTTACTGTAGTCATTGTCCCTGCTAACTCCACTGTGGCCGTTGGCCTGGGGGAGGGTGTAGGAAGCCATGTGCAACCTTTCATACACTTGGAGTCTGTAGCAGCCCCAGGTTTCACACCAGTGCTTTGACTTCAGCTGCTAGTGGAGAAGAAAGACATGATCGCTCACTGTCTTCCAACCACTGCCAGTTGTGTTCATTGGAGTCCACGGTGAGAGCCGTGACATCTGTGATGGTGGGCAACCATTTTCTGCTCTTTGGCACCTGTGAGCCCAAACAATGGCTCATTCTACTGGAGTGTACATTCATGGCATTCCCAGATAAAAGTTTGGAAAATCTCAGCAAGacaagtgaaaaagaaaagaatcacGTCTGTTTCTTTAGGTGCGGCAGCTGCACAGTGGCAGCACGTTGATAAAAGGCTGTGTTGGTGTGGGCATGTTGCTGTAGGGAATGGGTGAGGAGATGAAGTATGGGACAGGATGGACCAGACTTATCAAAAGCCAGGACGCCACACATTTTCAGATAGGACTGCACAAAATTTTGTGAATGTACAACGTGCATAAAAACTGATCTGTAACATTTTACTTTCACAGGAAAGTTTTGACGTATTAATTAATCCAACATTAAGATTCATGTTTATTTCCCCCAtccttcttttttcctttatttctccAGGACTATGACTTGTGCATCACCTGCTACAATATTAAAGGCCATGAGCACAAGATGGATAAGCTTGGGCTTGGACTGGACGACGACAGCAACaaccaggcagcagcagctaccCAGAGCCCGGGAGACTCTCGCCGTCTCAGCATCCAGCGCTGCATCCAGTCACTAGTCCACGCGTGTCAGTGCCGCAACGCCAACTGCTCCCTGCCATCTTGTCAGAAGATGAAGCGTGTTGTtcaacacacaaaaagctgcaaGCGAAAGACGAATGGTGGCTGTCCCATCTGCAAGCAGCTCATTGCCTTGTGCTGCTACCATGCCAAACACTGCCAGGAGAACAAATGTCCCGTCCCGTTCTGTCTGAACATCAAGCAAAAGCtccggcagcagcagctgcagcacaggctcCAACAGGCCCAGAtgttaaggaggaggatggccAGTATGCAGAGGGTGGGGCAGCCAGCCGGAGGGCCACCAGGAGGACCTGTTGTAGGACTGCCATCACCAGGGAACAATGGCACTACGGCGCCCAGTACCCCAACTTCTGGTGGAACCCAACCCCCAACACCCCAGACCCCAACTCAGGCCATGCCTCCAGTCCCACAGCAGGGAATGGGCCCTGGACCTGGAgtccagcagcaacagcagccagGTGGCATACCTGCACAAAGTGGCATACCTCCTCAGCACCTTCACCACCAGTTCCAGCAGATGGCAAGTGGAGGAGGCGGGGCTGGGGGGATAATGAACTCTCcccaacatcagcagcagatgcttcctcaggtccaacagcagcaaagtggagcAGAGACCAACCCTCAGCAGCTCCAACAGCACCCCAACAATTTGCCTCCATATGCCAGCAGACCCCCAGGCTCTTCCCCAATCCATCAGTCCCAGGGCAAACCAGTCCTTGGCTCTGCAACACCtccccagcagcagcctggtggTGCTGCCATGGCTGGAAGTGTTGGGGGCCAACAACCTCCCAGTCAGCCCCAGGGTCAGCCGCCCcttccacagcagcaacaacagcccCCATCTGGCCCTCCGCCGGCAGCAGTAGAAATTGCCATGAAGATCCAACAGGTAGCCGATGCTCAGAGGAAGATGGCTCTACAGAGACAAGCAGCACAGGCAGCCGCAGGCTTGATGCCTCCTCATGCTCACCATCAACAGGGTCAAGGTCAGCAAATGGGCATGGGACACCCAGGGGCAGTAGGGATGGTTGGACCCCAGGGCATGCCACCACAGACCcaagcagcagtggcagctgcTCGGGCCCACATGGATCAACCACAAGGTGCTCCACCAGGGATGATGGTTGGCACTGGTGGGCCCATGCAGCAACCCCCTCCGCAGGGTAACCTGCCCCAGGGCCAGCTCCCCCCTCaggtgcagcttcagcagcagaggatgggTGCTCCACTTCAAAACcctcaacagcagcaacagcagtggGCTGGCCAGGGGATGCCACCTCAACAGAGGCAAGCTATGATGAACCAAATGGGCCATCCAGTCATGATGGcaactcaacaacaacaacaacaacagcagcagcagcagcaaatgcaacaacaacagccgcagcagcagcaccaacaaGCTCAGGGCCATGTTGCCTTGATGAACAtggcgcagcagcagcagggtgctggtggtggggtCCCAGGGGGAGCAGTCCCAGGGGCTGCTGGTGTCCCAGGGGTTGGTGCTCCTGGTGGGAACATCCCCCAAGCAGCCCTCCAGGAGCTGTTACGGACTCTCCGCTCACCCAGCTCACCACTTCAGCAACAGCAAGTCCTCAACATCCTGCGGTCCAACCCACAGCTCATGGCTGCCTTTATCAAACAGAGGGCTTCAAAATACAAGGGGGTGCAAGGGGGTCCACCTGGACCTGGTGGTGTCCCTGGAGGTCCTGGACCCACGGGGGTTCCTGTTGGTAATGTCATGGCAGGAGGAGGCCCACAGGTGAACATGAATGCTGCAGGTCCGGGCCAGCCAGGTATGCACATGGGGGGTCAAGGAGGCACGAATGTCAACATGGCCGCTATGGCCCAGCTACAAcaagtccagcagcagcagcagctacagcagcagcagcagcagctacaacaacagcaacagcagcagaggccaatGCTTAGCGGTTTACAACAGCAGCAAGTGGcagctctccagcagcagcagcagcagcagcaacagcagcagcaagggggaggaagaggcatGCAGGGCCAGGGGCCACAGATGGGAAATCTCAACAGTCCCCAGTTTAGAGAGCTGCTCATGAGACggcatctgcagcagcagcagcagcagcagcagcaacaacaacaacagcaacaacaacagcaacaacaacagcagcagcaacagcagcagcaacaacaacaacaacagcagcagcagcaattgGGAGTAAATCATGGTCAGTTCCAGCAGCCTCAGCCACCACAGGGACAGGGCTACATGGGACAGCCTGGGATGCAGCCTCCTTCAGTGGGACAGGGCCCACCTGGAGGACCACCGCTTGGCCCTCAGCACCCTGGTGGTCCCCCAGTCCAGCAGGGGCAAGGTTACCCAGGGTTGGTGGCTCAGCAGCAGGCCACAGCTGCACTCCAGCAGAGGCTTCAGCACCAGCACCATctccagatgcagcagcagaatgCCATGGCTGGCCTACCAGGGGGTGATGCAGGTGGAGGAAGTGTAGGAGGTCCTCAGCAACCACCTCAGGGCCCTCAGCCCACTCAGAGTggcccaccaccaccatcttcTCAGGCTCTGCTCCAACAGGCCCTCCACCAGAGGctactccagcagcagcagcatttagGCCCTGGGGGGTCACCAGCCCAGCACAGCAATCCCATGAGCcctcagcagccacagcagatgGCTCAGTCCCCACACCTGCAGGGCCAGGCGCTGCCCACGTCCCTGGCTAACCAGGTGCGATCCCCACAGCCTTCACCCAGACCCCAGTCCCAGCCGCCACACTCCAGCCCGTCCCCACGCATGCAGCCCCAGCCCTCCCCACATCACATTTCCCCCCAGATGCAGACAGGTTCCCCTCACCCAAGCCACCTGAACCAGCACCACCCAGGTATGGTGGtccctccacagcagcagcaacagccaaCGACGCAGCAACAGAACACTGTGGAGCAGTTTGGGTCGGACCAGAGCGCCATGCTATCTCAGCTGAGCGGCATGGCTGGTCTCCATGGGCCGGGGGGCAGTGGTCAGGACCCACTGGGCCAGAATATGAATCACAACCCTTTAGACATCATGTAGGAATTCTACTTAACGTGTCAAGTTGAGCTGAAACGCTCTGATTCTTCGCACAAACTGCACTCACCCAGGACagtgttattgttattacttAGCCTTTCTTTTTTATACtattattaaatgttatttaaaatgttttcaataaAGATGCATTGAACTGAACTTCCTATGGGAGAtgaacaataaatcaaacagtCGTTAAATAAATTAGAATAAATGAATTGTAAGTTATTGctgttaatatatttttttgccaATCGTGGACAAAGAGGGGGACGGTTTCTCTAGCACCCCCCTCACCTCCACGTCTTGCTGAATACAAGAACGGTGATATTTTCGGGGTTTGGGGGGTAAATAGGAGTAATTGCcttttttaagaaatgtttttaagattttaaaagTGGTCAAGAATTAAAGAGGAGAGGATTTAATGCAAAGAACTTTTTTATCGGTTTCATTTCCCATCATTCAGTCTGTCTATTTCTGTTTTGCAGAGTGATGTGGATTATTAttaatgtaaatgcaaacatgATGCATATCTTCATTTTTTTACGTTTGggtttgctttatttattgttttctttttgcggGGGATTTGGTTGGCTGTGTTATGTATCCTGACACTGCTACAATTCgtatagaaatatatttttgttattgacTGTTAAGACGGGGTTAgtggacatttcatttcactttagaTGTCTTTAGTTGGGTCTGTCCACATGGGAATaattaaatgtcagtgttttattgcaGTGGTTGAGGGTCTGCTGTGAGTTTGACATGTTGAACGGACATGTGACGTCCCGGCCAGCTTCTGTATTGGACATCGGTCATGCTGGAAGGGACTCTTCCCTCGCAAACATGCAAGCCCTCTCCCTCGAATGTGTGTGCACTCCTTCCTTTAAAGACACTTAATATGGAGCAGTGGAGGCTTGGGGAGGGGGGGTGCATACCTGTGTGCCTGTAACATTTTGAGTACATGGGCTTGGATGTGAAAAAAATGGGTGGGGTGGGCTCCTTTTAGTGTTTTTAGGATTCTACTGTTTGGAGTAAACAGAGGATTTTGATCCAAATGAACTGTGTTGCACAgaaatgaggagaaaggaggagataTGAGCAGTCAGTCTCCGTCTCTTTTGGCCTCATCCCCTTTGCTGCTTCCCTTGGACTTTAAAAATCCCTCCCCTGACTCTGGGGGAGGTTGTCCCCCCCCAAGCTCGATCCTCTTTATCTTTCTGCTAAGAACTTTGGGagtttaatttaatattttttactgtacaaaggaaacacaaactgtggactcaaatactgttttttttttttgtttttttttttataataaaatgaaaattaccAACAGTGATGTGTCCCACATGTGACTGTTTGTTAGAAATAAGGATGGGTATTTGATGAGAAAGAGCTGTAGGATGCATCATACATCTTCCTTTTCAAAAACACACCTTGTACCTGTATCATCAGGTACCAGTGTTCTCCAgctgcctttgtttttccagtatctGGAAGCTGGCTCACCTTCAATTGAAGTTAACCTGCTCTGGAGCAGGTGAGCTGCCTCGTTAGTTACCATTGTAATGCACCTCAGAGGATCCGATCAGAAAGAGTGTGACgactgaccaatcagatcacTGCAAATATGGACAGATTCGGGGGGCAAAACTACCACAAAGACAAGCAGAATGGCAACAATCGGTGTGGCCTGCCATGGACATTTGGACTGGTGGACATGTGTCTTGCTATGATGTAGACACAGACGATAAATTCCATTAAACTGATTCCATTAAAATCTGCAAAAGTAAAGAAGTGCATGCATCCATCCATAATTCAAGATATTTACTTTTTAGAAATCAAGAaattttatttaacctttaaaaaaacaagattcgtaaaacaatgaatgaacaaaaaataataagaatttgTACCACTATACACAATGTTTTTCTAGGACCACATCAAGGTCTCATCCAGACCCCTGAGATCACAGCCGGATTTTATCAAAACACACTGCTCTTGTAATTTTACAGACGTGTGTCTGTGGCGGAAGAAAAAGCACCAACAGCTTCATGTCCTCT is a window encoding:
- the ep300b gene encoding histone acetyltransferase p300 isoform X4 encodes the protein MADNVLESGPPSAKRPKLSSPALSVSASDGNDFGSLFDLEHDLPDELISSSDLGLTNGGDVNQLHTSLSGLGAGIGLGGQDAAAKHKQLSELLRAGAPPQQGGPTSNSTAPGASMGMMGGVGVSPGGPQGMPPQGQQQQQPGLMQQVGMVGGVAALNRAAAMMGAQKGSPGQQQQGPMGGQVMNGSPRMGYPGSAGMGNNTNLLAETLQQQGGQQMGPGGQAGMRPQQPGALNKMNMMANAGPYGGPYGQSAGQGLPGAGLGPQLQNKAGLPNNMANQFSMDKKAPPGQGMPGMTAQQPQPTAVGGVPVGGAAAVGGAQVGLSAVGAGPGAAPPTADPEKRKLIQQQLVLLLHAHKCQRREQANGEVRQCNLPHCRTMKNVLNHMTHCQAGKSCQVAHCASSRQIISHWKNCTRHDCPVCLPLKNAGDKRNQQSLVNSAGVGLVNALGSGVPGGQSNTPNLNPPNQIDPSSIERAYAALGLTYQGNQMPQQPPQANLPNQGLQGQPGMRPLNTMGGNSMGVNGGVGVQPPSQQSSLLPNAMLHSNMNAQSLMNDGVGNLGSMPTATPPSAAGMRKSWHEDITQDLRNHLVHKLVQAIFPTPDPAALKDRRMENLVAYARKVEGDMYESANSRAEYYHLLAEKIYKIQKELEEKRRTRLQKQGMMPGQPGIASPGLPQGPPSMGQPPMAPGQPTNGPHADPSMVRPAAGPNQMVNRMQNPAGMNQFGQMGMPSMGQRSTPPLPLNAPMNQMGMGPTRMGQPNATQLQNQYLPPGQFPGSSPGRGSGPVGMNQPGAQTAVPLNQMSTPPSLPASSPAAQSAPSAPGSGAPGSSMGPGSASGAGPLPNLPPSSTSTQPNSYPHCPPIRTNSPSPARSLTPQPHQTPPTLPRSQTPQPQTPGTPQLPPPQHPQQQQQQQQQQQQQQQQQQQQQQQQQQQASQQQPSVQSLNSEKTNHLPQQTLGGVASSGPQASQASSVPTQNAHVPLQLPQTPLSAKPSLTADGQVSSPASVSSSTDPSSQLAQADCPAPSQEDVKMEVKKEEEDEGAESQGEGKGKMGKGQPDMKTEEKPEIKKEKPSGDGCKGEPMDTSSSSVSSSVAAGEDKKPEVKKEPKEEEEGSGSTATNSSPASAQSKKKIFKPEELRQALMPTLEALYRQDPESLPFRQPVDPQLLGIPDYFDIVKNPMDLSTIKRKLDTGQYQEPWQYVEDIWLMFNNAWLYNRKTSRVYKYCSKLAEVFESEIDPVMQGLGYCCGRKFEFSPQTLCCYGKQLCTIQRDAAYFSYQNRYHFCEKCFNEIQGESVSLGDDPSQPQTSINKDQFQRKKNDTLDPELLVECIDCGRKMHQICVLHNETIWPSGFVCDNCLKKANKTRKENKYAAKRLPQTKLGSYLESRINDFLKRQNHPESGEVTIRVVHVSDKVVEVKPGMKSRFVDSGEMSESFPYRMKALFAFEDIDGADVCFFGMHVQEYGSDCPPPNQRRVYISYLDSVHFFRPRHLRTAVYHEILLGYLEYVKRQGFTTGHIWACPPSEGDDYIFHCHPADQKIPKPKRLQEWYKKMLDKAVSERIVHDYKDIFKQATEDRLTSAKELPYFEGDFWPNVLEESIKELEQEEEERKREENSTSNESTDATKGDSKNAKKKNNKKTSKNKSSLSRANKKKPGMPNVSNDLSQKLYATMEKHKEVFFVIRLIAGPTANSLPPITDLDPMMACDLMDGRDAFLTLARDKHLEFSSLRRSKWSSMCMLVELHNQSQDRFVYTCNECKHHVETRFHCTVCEDYDLCITCYNIKGHEHKMDKLGLGLDDDSNNQAAAATQSPGDSRRLSIQRCIQSLVHACQCRNANCSLPSCQKMKRVVQHTKSCKRKTNGGCPICKQLIALCCYHAKHCQENKCPVPFCLNIKQKLRQQQLQHRLQQAQMLRRRMASMQRVGQPAGGPPGGPVVGLPSPGNNGTTAPSTPTSGGTQPPTPQTPTQAMPPVPQQGMGPGPGVQQQQQPGGIPAQSGIPPQHLHHQFQQMASGGGGAGGIMNSPQHQQQMLPQVQQQQSGAETNPQQLQQHPNNLPPYASRPPGSSPIHQSQGKPVLGSATPPQQQPGGAAMAGSVGGQQPPSQPQGQPPLPQQQQQPPSGPPPAAVEIAMKIQQVADAQRKMALQRQAAQAAAGLMPPHAHHQQGQGQQMGMGHPGAVGMVGPQGMPPQTQAAVAAARAHMDQPQGAPPGMMVGTGGPMQQPPPQGNLPQGQLPPQVQLQQQRMGAPLQNPQQQQQQWAGQGMPPQQRQAMMNQMGHPVMMATQQQQQQQQQQQQMQQQQPQQQHQQAQGHVALMNMAQQQQGAGGGVPGGAVPGAAGVPGVGAPGGNIPQAALQELLRTLRSPSSPLQQQQVLNILRSNPQLMAAFIKQRASKYKGVQGGPPGPGGVPGGPGPTGVPVGNVMAGGGPQVNMNAAGPGQPGMHMGGQGGTNVNMAAMAQLQQVQQQQQLQQQQQQLQQQQQQQRPMLSGLQQQQVAALQQQQQQQQQQQQGGGRGMQGQGPQMGNLNSPQFRELLMRRHLQQQQQQQQQQQQQQQQQQQQQQQQQQQQQQQQQQQQQLGVNHGQFQQPQPPQGQGYMGQPGMQPPSVGQGPPGGPPLGPQHPGGPPVQQGQGYPGLVAQQQATAALQQRLQHQHHLQMQQQNAMAGLPGGDAGGGSVGGPQQPPQGPQPTQSGPPPPSSQALLQQALHQRLLQQQQHLGPGGSPAQHSNPMSPQQPQQMAQSPHLQGQALPTSLANQVRSPQPSPRPQSQPPHSSPSPRMQPQPSPHHISPQMQTGSPHPSHLNQHHPGMVVPPQQQQQPTTQQQNTVEQFGSDQSAMLSQLSGMAGLHGPGGSGQDPLGQNMNHNPLDIM